A genome region from Bacillota bacterium includes the following:
- a CDS encoding YerC/YecD family TrpR-related protein: MEYQSRLKDTALDFLFEGVLRLHTREECYRFFEDLCTVGELHALAQRFQVAALLHKGATYEQVERLTGMSSATIARINRFLRYGADGYRLVLSRLEAEGMATPIDTPIAPS; the protein is encoded by the coding sequence ATGGAATACCAAAGCCGCCTGAAGGACACCGCCCTGGACTTCCTGTTTGAGGGAGTCCTCCGCCTGCACACCCGGGAAGAGTGCTACCGTTTTTTCGAGGACCTGTGCACGGTGGGAGAGTTGCACGCCCTGGCCCAGCGTTTTCAGGTGGCGGCCCTCCTGCACAAAGGCGCCACCTACGAGCAGGTCGAGAGACTCACGGGGATGAGCTCCGCCACCATCGCCCGCATCAACCGGTTCCTGCGCTATGGTGCGGACGGTTACCGCCTGGTGCTCTCTCGCCTGGAGGCCGAAGGCATGGCCACTCCCATCGACACGCCCATCGCCCCATCCTGA
- a CDS encoding M23 family metallopeptidase: MLKAWRRRWRRIRQRWSPPREWFSPPQVERARPAGWIRQTAISLAVFALLVAAYQLPLGESAYLRRAVAYVADADYDPVAWYRSGQVREVMARYFSVETWRSILGGKKPPPEQQSPFAWPVQGQLTSGFGWRKDPVTGKDQFHEGLDIAAPAGTPVLAAGAGMVKAVRTSPAYGKVVEIDHGGGLSTVYAHLSEVLVKEKQKVAAGEEVGKAGQTGNARSPHLHFELRLEGKPVDPLTYLPGTSR; encoded by the coding sequence ATGCTGAAGGCCTGGCGTCGGCGCTGGAGGAGGATTCGGCAGAGGTGGAGCCCGCCCCGGGAGTGGTTTTCCCCTCCCCAGGTGGAGCGCGCGCGGCCGGCAGGTTGGATCAGGCAAACCGCCATATCTCTGGCCGTGTTCGCCCTGCTGGTGGCGGCATACCAGCTGCCACTGGGGGAGTCGGCTTACCTGCGCCGGGCCGTGGCCTACGTGGCGGACGCGGACTATGACCCCGTCGCCTGGTACCGGTCGGGGCAGGTGCGTGAGGTGATGGCCCGCTACTTCAGTGTGGAGACCTGGAGGTCCATCCTGGGGGGCAAGAAACCACCTCCCGAGCAGCAGTCCCCGTTTGCCTGGCCGGTACAGGGCCAGCTTACCTCCGGATTCGGGTGGAGGAAGGACCCCGTCACCGGCAAGGACCAGTTCCACGAGGGCCTGGACATCGCCGCCCCCGCGGGTACCCCGGTGCTGGCAGCCGGGGCCGGCATGGTGAAAGCGGTACGCACCAGCCCCGCCTACGGGAAGGTGGTGGAAATCGACCACGGGGGTGGCCTCAGCACGGTATACGCCCATCTGTCTGAGGTGCTGGTGAAGGAGAAACAGAAGGTGGCGGCGGGTGAGGAGGTGGGCAAGGCGGGTCAGACGGGCAACGCCCGCAGCCCCCACCTGCATTTCGAGTTGCGGCTTGAGGGCAAGCCGGTCGATCCCCTGACATATCTCCCCGGCACCTCGCGCTAG
- a CDS encoding YfhL family 4Fe-4S dicluster ferredoxin — translation MALKITSDCVSCGACEPVCPNSAISPGDDVYLIDPDKCTECYGWHAEQQCASVCPTDACLEDPDHRETKEELLAKFQRLNPGKEPENGDKWQPLGRSA, via the coding sequence ATGGCACTGAAGATCACGAGCGACTGTGTCAGCTGCGGGGCGTGCGAGCCGGTCTGCCCGAACTCGGCCATCAGCCCGGGGGACGATGTGTACCTGATCGACCCCGATAAGTGCACCGAGTGCTACGGGTGGCACGCCGAGCAGCAGTGCGCCTCGGTGTGTCCCACTGACGCCTGCCTGGAAGACCCCGACCACCGGGAAACCAAAGAGGAGTTGCTGGCCAAGTTCCAGCGCCTGAACCCCGGCAAGGAGCCGGAGAACGGCGACAAGTGGCAGCCGCTGGGGCGTTCGGCGTAA
- the rodA gene encoding rod shape-determining protein RodA — protein sequence MTAKVSRPRPWLRDLEPGIVLATAGLVAFSLAAIASASYSMNPGDRFFFVRRQLLWLVVAVGAAVVARIIDYRVIVGWAGPLYVLNLVLLAAVLVVGRQAQGAQRWIPLGPFDFQPSELAKLIIVITLAAHLGRREVPLRGLREAAPYVAHVTLPLLLILVQPDLGTSLVLGAVLLGMLYAAGVPGGRLVAVVGAGLSLVVAAIWAHLNWGVPLPLRDYQLNRLLVFLQPGRDPLGAGYHLLQSKIAIGSGEFWGKHLFYGTQNQLNFLPNRHTDFVFSVIGEELGFAGGIAVLGLYCYLMYRILRVARVAGDYRGALICIGVASMLSFHVLVNVGMTVGIMPITGIPLPFVSYGGSSLVTCMMSLGLVLNVYGRRHGIRF from the coding sequence ATGACGGCGAAGGTTTCCCGGCCCCGTCCATGGCTGCGGGATCTGGAACCGGGCATCGTGCTGGCCACGGCCGGATTGGTGGCCTTCTCTCTGGCCGCCATCGCCAGCGCTTCATACAGCATGAACCCCGGTGACCGGTTCTTCTTCGTCCGCCGCCAACTCCTGTGGTTGGTGGTGGCTGTTGGGGCAGCCGTGGTGGCCAGGATCATCGATTACCGGGTCATCGTGGGCTGGGCCGGGCCACTTTACGTGCTCAATCTGGTCCTGCTGGCGGCGGTGCTGGTGGTGGGCCGGCAGGCTCAGGGTGCCCAGCGCTGGATACCCCTGGGGCCTTTCGACTTCCAGCCTTCCGAGCTGGCCAAGCTCATCATCGTCATCACCCTGGCGGCTCACCTGGGCCGGCGCGAAGTCCCCCTCCGGGGCCTGCGCGAGGCCGCGCCCTATGTGGCCCATGTGACCCTGCCCCTGCTCCTGATCCTGGTGCAACCCGACCTGGGCACTTCCCTGGTGCTGGGAGCGGTGCTCCTGGGCATGCTTTACGCCGCGGGCGTACCCGGGGGGCGCCTGGTGGCAGTGGTGGGGGCGGGACTGTCCCTGGTCGTGGCCGCCATCTGGGCCCATCTCAACTGGGGCGTACCCCTTCCCCTGCGGGACTACCAGCTGAACCGCCTGCTGGTGTTCCTGCAGCCCGGCCGCGATCCCCTGGGGGCGGGATACCACCTGCTCCAGTCCAAGATCGCCATCGGTTCCGGCGAGTTCTGGGGCAAACATCTCTTCTATGGCACCCAGAACCAGCTCAACTTTCTCCCCAACCGGCACACTGACTTCGTTTTTTCCGTCATCGGAGAGGAACTGGGGTTTGCAGGAGGAATCGCGGTGCTGGGGTTGTATTGTTATCTTATGTACCGCATCCTGCGGGTGGCCCGTGTGGCCGGTGACTACCGGGGCGCCCTGATTTGCATCGGGGTGGCGTCCATGCTGTCCTTCCACGTACTGGTGAACGTGGGGATGACGGTAGGGATCATGCCCATCACCGGTATCCCCCTGCCCTTCGTGAGTTACGGAGGCAGCAGCCTGGTCACCTGCATGATGAGTCTGGGGTTGGTGCTCAACGTCTACGGCCGCAGGCACGGGATTCGCTTCTAG
- the minE gene encoding cell division topological specificity factor MinE, with the protein MFNWRGRGQPATSSSREVAKERLRLILVHDRAGCSPDLLQALKEEMVTAISRYLEVDRAGIEIRVVSGERQAVLAASIPIRAVRRAGASL; encoded by the coding sequence GTGTTCAACTGGAGGGGGCGGGGCCAGCCAGCCACCTCCTCGAGCAGGGAGGTGGCCAAAGAACGGCTGCGCCTGATCCTGGTGCACGACCGGGCGGGCTGCTCTCCCGATCTTCTGCAGGCGCTGAAGGAGGAGATGGTGACGGCCATTTCCCGGTACCTGGAGGTTGATCGCGCGGGCATCGAGATCCGGGTCGTCTCCGGTGAGCGGCAGGCAGTCCTGGCTGCCAGCATCCCCATCAGGGCGGTGCGGCGAGCGGGGGCGTCCCTATGA
- the minD gene encoding septum site-determining protein MinD, producing the protein MGEIWVITSGKGGVGKTTATANLGTGLALLGKRVAMVDADIGLRNLDVVMGLENRIVYDLVDVAEGYCRLKQALVKDKRVEGLYLLPAAQTKDKTAVSPEQMRSLCQELVREFDYVLVDSPAGIEQGFRNAVVAAEKAVIVTTPEVAAVRDADRVIGLLEATEMASPLLLINRVRADMVRRGDMMNIDDMIEVLAIEVLGAIPEDEQIIVSTNRGEPAVLAPHSRAGHAFRLVCRRLLGENVSLPNVWEPDGWFLKLRRLIGAGTR; encoded by the coding sequence ATGGGCGAGATATGGGTGATCACGTCCGGCAAGGGCGGGGTAGGCAAGACCACAGCCACCGCCAACCTGGGGACCGGTCTGGCCCTCCTGGGCAAGCGGGTGGCCATGGTGGACGCGGATATCGGCCTGCGCAATCTCGATGTGGTGATGGGGCTGGAAAACCGGATCGTCTACGACCTGGTGGACGTGGCGGAGGGTTACTGCCGTCTGAAGCAGGCTCTGGTGAAGGACAAACGGGTGGAAGGGCTGTATCTCCTGCCCGCGGCTCAGACCAAGGATAAGACCGCAGTGAGCCCGGAGCAGATGCGCAGCCTCTGTCAGGAGCTGGTACGGGAATTCGATTACGTGCTGGTGGACTCGCCGGCCGGCATAGAGCAGGGGTTTCGCAATGCGGTGGTGGCGGCGGAGAAGGCGGTCATCGTGACCACGCCGGAAGTGGCGGCCGTGCGTGACGCCGATCGCGTGATCGGACTGCTCGAGGCGACGGAGATGGCCTCTCCTCTGTTGCTCATCAACCGGGTGCGCGCGGACATGGTGCGCCGGGGAGACATGATGAACATCGATGACATGATCGAGGTCCTGGCCATCGAGGTCCTGGGAGCCATCCCGGAAGACGAGCAGATCATCGTGTCCACCAACCGGGGGGAGCCTGCCGTCCTCGCGCCCCATTCCCGGGCGGGTCACGCCTTCCGGCTGGTGTGCCGCCGGCTCCTGGGCGAGAACGTATCTCTGCCCAATGTCTGGGAGCCGGACGGCTGGTTCCTGAAGCTGCGGCGCCTCATTGGGGCGGGCACGCGTTGA
- a CDS encoding septum site-determining protein MinC, whose product MEEGLALLKVGGRLVIRIPLEGGWDRLVAVLQDLAEGGGEEVILDTGPLVLSARELVEVERILNARSYRLVRVVHGARGSPPAPRRRHSVPAGPVDPEAVQPGQRPAARVAAGETGPRTRGRVREPGERTLVRRGPLRSGQVIRYRGNVVIMGDVNPGAQVVATGDVIVLGALRGVAHAGADGSRNAVVAALRLCPTQLRIADLIRRAPEGDRGRVRPELARVRDAEIVVEGL is encoded by the coding sequence ATGGAGGAAGGCCTGGCCTTGCTCAAGGTGGGCGGTCGCCTGGTCATCCGCATTCCCCTTGAAGGGGGCTGGGATCGTCTGGTGGCCGTCCTCCAGGACCTGGCAGAAGGTGGGGGCGAGGAGGTGATCCTCGACACCGGACCCCTGGTCCTGAGTGCCCGTGAGCTGGTGGAAGTGGAACGCATCCTGAATGCCCGCAGCTATCGGCTGGTGCGGGTGGTACATGGGGCGCGCGGCTCACCCCCAGCTCCCCGACGTCGTCACTCCGTTCCTGCGGGCCCGGTTGACCCGGAGGCGGTTCAGCCCGGCCAGCGCCCGGCGGCGCGGGTGGCGGCGGGCGAAACCGGGCCGCGCACCAGGGGACGGGTGCGGGAGCCGGGTGAGCGTACGCTGGTCAGGAGGGGGCCCCTCCGCTCCGGGCAGGTAATTCGCTACCGCGGCAACGTGGTCATCATGGGGGATGTCAATCCCGGAGCTCAGGTGGTCGCCACGGGAGACGTGATCGTGCTGGGAGCCCTGCGGGGGGTAGCCCATGCCGGTGCGGACGGTTCACGCAACGCGGTGGTGGCGGCCCTGCGGCTGTGCCCCACCCAGTTGCGCATAGCTGACCTCATCCGGCGCGCACCCGAGGGCGACCGCGGGCGGGTGCGGCCGGAGCTTGCCCGGGTGCGGGATGCGGAGATAGTGGTGGAGGGTCTGTAA